The following are encoded together in the Periplaneta americana isolate PAMFEO1 chromosome 5, P.americana_PAMFEO1_priV1, whole genome shotgun sequence genome:
- the LOC138699557 gene encoding coiled-coil domain-containing protein 12: MVGSPYVTSSANMAAEGSSIGSMEEEALKRKERLKALKRKHDETGKEGNKLEESNTEVSINLPRPKFRSYKPQDDSLKENVLPEAKPGNVEAEVGEQLGSANTKVVIEDLDITNLAPRKPDWDLKRDVAKKLERLERRTQKAIAELIRDRLKKGQEDLVTSVNIGANANQNLDVDDD, from the exons ATGGTTGGCAGTCCTTATGTCACCAGCAGCGCAAATATGGCAGCAGAAGGAAGTAGTATAGGATCTATGGAAGAAGAAGCTCTCAAGAGGAAAGAAAGACTGAAGGCCTTGAAACGAAAGCATGACGAAACTggtaaagaaggaaataagttAGAGGAAAGTAATACAGAAGTTTCGATCAATTTGCCTAG ACCAAAATTTCGGAGTTATAAGCCACAGGATGACTCGCTGAAAGAGAATGTTCTGCCTGAAGCAAAGCCAGGCAATGTGGAGGCAGAGGTTGGGGAACAGCTGGGATCTGCCAACACGAAGGTCGTTATTGAGGATCTG GACATTACCAACCTGGCACCACGTAAGCCGGACTGGGATCTGAAGCGTGATGTTGCCAAGAAACTGGAGAGACTGGAGAGGCGCACCCAAAAAGCTATTGCTGAGCTGATCCGAGATCGACTCAAGAAGGGGCAAGAAGATCTGGTGACAAGTGTGAACATCGGGGCCAATGCGAATCAGAACCTTGATGTGGATGATGACTGA
- the LOC138699560 gene encoding baculoviral IAP repeat-containing protein 6-like, protein MNMDTEDKIGERQLLTEFATWAEHKGHVIKLLQHSICDDGRVCLELSIGTDKRFSLLCPAEYPHYEDHFFVEATACLQFWCNALNEFILDSTVLLSLEAILDKAASLYYNKKATRSPCASSSESELEGEEFMVVDGDSEDGEEWEHVLCQKKKRWRLKEAELRAATKQPKTSDMFDGNIKDHPKQVFSNSAASGILTNDLVAIMESKHKTGISAEPIEDNIYKWAVFLSAFDTAGQLDGELRQLKQLYGYDYVELQLDFTMDLYPFYPPVVKVVRPRLQGSMMLRVAGMDVLKLSHWNPARDMRSVLQEIKDYLGTWARLDLDSERNDIRRFPQGAYIDMENYLLWLAWVSEIPSRAHRRFPQTERDAPALTAPDNDKKKLHEKSLFPAGTGYSSSFHKGWDINAYLAAQREKDKQIECVLQKILQELRKGSHSDLDLKHDTYSSFMLPSCSSKKPYTANWGQQNGKSPVDPTEDLYNVLEASTLVPFLESKLQVDSFLEICQHTAVYRCVVDIISEIASRPKLVGLLWSLPDQVQSIYTLVSRLEDKAKAILVQLTKTSANGNIPAGKKKNNSGSAPDAPEEEKLARDFYQMSHAVSAALGNQGFLATSESPSTSQSQQQQQQQQQPLSPMATSNDQALAQTYKDALKDLQFLSCDIEVEGASAHHYSTHFKKALPPNSAQVIRIAQEMAALSTSLPLDLGSAIFIRTDDAKCTLLRALIIGPEGTPYSGGCFQFDIFFPPQYPTQPPLVHFCTTGLGQVRFNPNLYACGMVCLSLLGTWKGLQGEHWHETSTLLQVLISIQSLILVPEPYFNEPGYEALLGTDKGRRYSQSYSEDILVNTIMHAMVSQLRRPSSGFEDVVRTHFRIKRKRILKEIKGHMKSYNNTKALQKAYESLRVELDKLKDETAAAKDPM, encoded by the exons ATGAACATGGACACAGAGGACAAGATTGGCGAGAGACAGCTGCTGACGGAGTTCGCGACCTGGGCTGAGCATAAAGGTCACGTGATCAAGCTGCTGCAGCACTCGATCTGTGATGATGGCCGCGTATGCCTCGAACTGAGCATAGGAACCGACAAGCGCTTCAGCCTGCTGTGCCCTGCAGAGTACCCACACTATGAAGACCACTTTTTTGTAGAAGCCACAGCATGCTTGCAGTTCTGGTGTAATGCCCTGAACGAGTTCATCCTGGATTCAACTGTGCTGCTGTCGCTAGAAGCCATCCTGGACAAGGCAGCGTCACTGTATTACAACAAGAAGGCAACACGCTCTCCATGTGCGAGCTCGTCTGAGTCAGAGCTGGAAGGTGAGGAGTTCATGGTGGTGGATGGCGACTCAGAAGATGGGGAGGAGTGGGAGCATGTactgtgtcagaagaagaaacgCTGGCGTCTCAAGGAAGCAGAGCTGCGTGCTGCCACAAAGCAGCCCAAGACCTCTGACATGTTCGATGGCAACATCAAGGACCACCCAAAACAA GTGTTCAGCAACTCGGCAGCATCTGGTATTCTGACCAATGACTTAGTGGCCATTATGGAGTCTAAACACAAGACAGGCATAAGTGCTGAACCTATCGAAGACAACATCTACAAGTGGGCAGTGTTTCTGTCAGCATTTGACACAGCAGGACAGTTGGATGGGGAGCTTCGACAGCTGAAACAGCTATATGGCTATGACTATGTGGAATTGCAGCTTGACTTCACCATGGACCTGTACCCATTTTACCCTCCTGTGGTGAAGGTGGTACGTCCCCGTCTCCAGGGCTCTATGATGCTGCGCGTGGCAGGCATGGATGTGTTGAAGTTATCACACTGGAACCCTGCACGAGACATGCGCTCAGTGCTGCAGGAGATCAAAGACTACCTGGGCACATGGGCACGCCTTGATTTGGATAGCGAGCGCAATGATATACGCCGCTTCCCGCAAGGCGCCTACATCGACATGGAGAACTATCTGCTCTGGCTGGCGTGGGTGAGTGAGATACCCTCTCGAGCTCATCGCAGGTTTCCTCAAACAGAGCGTGATGCACCTGCTCTCACCGCTCCTGACAATGACAAGAAGAAGCTACACGAGAAGTCGCTATTCCCTGCTGGGACAGGCTACAGTTCGTCATTTCACAAAGGCTGGGACATCAACGCATACCTGGCAGCACAACGCGAAAAAGACAAGCAGATAGAGTGCGTGCTGCAGAAGATCCTGCAGGAGTTGCGTAAGGGATCACATTCTGACTTGGATCTTAAGCACGACACCTACTCCAGCTTCATGCTGCCGTCCTGCAGCTCCAAGAAGCCATACACGGCAAACTGGGGTCAGCAGAATGGCAAGAGCCCTGTGGACCCAACGGAAGACTTGTACAATGTCCTGGAGGCCTCCACCCTCGTGCCTTTCCTGGAATCGAAGTTACAGGTGGACTCATTCCTGGAGATATGCCAGCACACAGCCGTCTACCGCTGTGTGGTGGATATCATCAGCGAGATTGCATCACGGCCCAAGCTGGTGGGACTGCTGTGGAGCCTGCCCGACCAAGTACAGTCCATATACACACTGGTGAGTCGACTAGAGGACAAGGCCAAAGCCATTCTGGTGCAGCTTACCAAGACCTCGGCCAATGGAAATATCCCTGCCGGCAAGAAAAAAAACAACTCTGGTTCAGCACCCGATGCTCCAGAAGAAGAGAAGCTGGCCCGTGACTTCTACCAAATGAGCCATGCCGTGTCAGCTGCTCTGGGGAATCAGGGCTTTCTGGCAACAAGCGAGTCCCCAAGCACATCCCagtcacaacaacaacaacagcagcagcagcaacccCTCTCCCCCATGGCAACTAGCAATGACCAGGCACTTGCACAGACCTACAAAGATGCGCTCAAAGACCTCCAGTTTTTGAGTTGTGACATCGAGG TGGAAGGTGCTAGTGCACATCACTACAGCACCCATTTTAAAAAGGCCCTCCCTCCAAATTCTGCGCAGGTGATAAGGATTGCACAAGAAATGGCTGCCTTGTCGACTTCTCTGCCCCTTGATCTAGGATCAGCTATTTTCATACGTACA GATGATGCAAAATGCACGCTGCTGAGAGCACTTATCATAGG ACCGGAAGGCACACCGTACTCTGGTGGCTGTTTCCAGTTCGACATCTTCTTTCCACCGCAGTATCCCACACAACCACCGCTAGTGCACTTCTGCACCACCGGCCTGGGGCAGGTCCGCTTCAATCCAAACCTTTACGCATGCGGCATGGTGTGTCTCTCCCTGCTGGGCACGTGGAAGGGGCTGCAGGGCGAACACTGGCACGAGACTTCCACATTGCTGCAG GTGCTGATCTCAATCCAGAGTCTGATCCTAGTGCCAGAGCCATACTTCAACGAGCCGGGCTACGAAGCACTGTTGGGTACAGACAAGGGACGGCGCTACAGCCAGTCATACAGCGAGGACATTCTGGTCAACACTATCATGCACGCCATGGTGAGCCAGCTGCGGCGTCCCAGCTCTGGCTTCGAGGATGTGGTTCGCACGCACTTCCGCATCAAGCGGAAACGCATACTCAAG GAGATTAAAGGCCACATGAAGAGTTACAACAACACGAAGGCCTTGCAAAAAGCGTACGAGTCACTGCGAGTTGAGCTCGACAAGTTGAAGGATgaaactgcagctgcaaaagATCCCATGTGA